The following DNA comes from Gordonia zhaorongruii.
CGCGCCCAGACCGGGCTCTCGGCGATGCTCCTGCCCGAACTGCGCGCCCTCGCGGGCCAGTTGGGAATCAAGGGCACGTCGGGGATGCGCAAGGGCGCCCTGATCGACGTGATCCGCGCCAAGCAGCAGGGCGGAGCGCCGAAGTCGGCGCCGCACAGCGCTGCTCCTGAGAGTGCTGCACCCGAGAAGTCTGCGCCCGAGAGGGCTGCCACTGCCGACACCCGGAACGAGTCCGCAGGGCCGCGCGACAACAGCGCGCAGGACGGTGCGTCGAAGAGCGAGAACCCGGACAACCTGCGCCCGGACAACCAGCGCAGGAACGTCGAGCAGTCCGGCGACAAGAAGTCCCGCGACGAGAACCGGAACGACAGGTCCGGGAACGACAGCCAGTCCGGTGACAACGGCTCCGGCGACGGTTCGCAGCCCAACCGCGATCGGAATCGCAACCGCAACCGGGATCGCAACCAGGGCGGGAACAACCAGGGCGGCAACAACCAGGGCGGCCGGAACAACGGCAACCAGGACAAGCAGCAGCCCGGTGACAAGCAGAACCAGGACAGGCAGAACCCGGATAAGCAGAACTCAGACAAGCAGAACCAGGGCGGGGGACCGAACCAGGGGAACCGCCAGAACAACAACGACGACGACGGTGACGGCGGTCGTCGTCGCGGCGGTCGCCGCTTCCGCGAGCGTCGTCGTGGACGCGACCGCAACATGGACGGCGGCGGCGAGCCGACGGTGAACGAGGGCGACACGGTCGCACCGGTCGCCGGCATCCTCGACGTCCTGGACAACTACGCGTTCGTCCGCACGTCGGGTTACCTCGCAGGTTCGAACGACGTCTACGTCTCGATGAACCTGGTGCGCCGTAACGGGCTGCGGCGCGGTGACGCGATCACCGGCGCGGTGAAGGTTCCGAAGGACGGCGGTGACGGCGGCGGCGGTCACGGTGGCAACCAGCGTCAGAAGTTCAATCCGCTGGTCCGTCTCGACACGGTCAACGGCGCCGACGTGGAGTCCGCACGCAAGCGGCCCGACTTCAACAAGCTGACGCCCCTGTACCCGAACCAGCGGCTGCGTCTCGAAACGACGCCCGACCGCATCTCTACCCGGGTGATCGACCTGGTCATGCCGATCGGCAAGGGACAGCGTGCGCTGATCGTGTCGCCGCCGAAGGCGGGTAAGACCACGGTCCTGCAGGACATCGCGAATGCGATCGCCACCAACAACCCCGAATGCCATCTGATGGTCGTCCTGGTGGACGAGCGCCCGGAGGAAGTCACCGACATGACGCGTTCGGTGAACGGCGAGGTCATCGCCTCGACTTTCGACCGGCCGCCGTCAGACCACACCAGCGTCGCCGAGCTCGCCATCGAACGCGCGAAGCGTCTCGTGGAAGCGGGCAAGGACGTCGTGGTCCTGCTCGACTCGATCACCCGCCTCGGCCGCGCGTACAACAACGCGTCGCCTGCGTCGGGGCGGATCCTGTCCGGTGGTGTCGACTCGACCGCGCTCTACCCGCCCAAGCGCTTCCTGGGCGCCGCCCGCAACATCGAGAACGGCGGCTCGCTCACGATCATCGCGTCGGCTCTGGTGGAGACCGGATCGACCGGCGACACGGTGATCTTCGAGGAGTTCAAGGGCACCGGCAACGCCGAGCTCAAGCTCGATCGCAAGATCTCCGAGCGCCGGGTGTTCCCGGCGGTCGACGTGAACCTGTCGAGCACGCGTAAGGACGAGCTGCTGCTGTCGCCCGACGAGTTCGCGATCGTGCACAAGCTGCGCCGCCTGCTGTCGGGACTCGACTCGCAGGCAGCGATCGACCTGCTGGTCAACCAGCTGAAGAAGTCGGGCAGCAACGTCGAGTTCCTGATGCAGGTGCAGAAGAACGCGCCCGGCGTCGTCAACGACAACTGAGCCCGACAACTGAGCCCGACAACCGGGACCGGGCCGGGCCCGCGTGACGTGCTTCAGTACACGTCGCGCAGGTACCGGCCCTCCTCACGGAGTCGGGTCACTTCGGCACGTGCCGATTCGATGTCGTCGGCGTCGCCGTACTCGGCGATGATCGCCGCGAGAGCCTCCTCGACGTCACCTGCCATGCGCTGCGCATCGCCGCATACGTACAGGACGGCGCCGTCGCGCAGCCACGTGTAGATGTCTTCGCCGTAGCCGCCCATCAGGTGGCTCACGTAGACCTTGTCCTCCTGCTCACGGGAGAACGCCACGTCGAGGCGATCGAGACTGCCTTCGGCCTGCATCTGCGTCAACTCGTCGCGGTAGAGGAAGTCCTGATCCCGGTGCCGGGCCCCGTGGAACAGCCAATTGCGTCCGGTGCCTTCGGTTCTCGCGCGTTCGTGCACGAACGCGCGGAAGGGTGCGACGCCGGTTCCGGGGCCGATCATGATGATGTCCGTGTCCGGCGCGGGCAGCCGGAACGACTTGTTGGGCGTGACGTAGATGCCGACGGTGTCACCGGGCTGCACGCGCTCAGCCAGATAGGTCGATGCGGCGCCGCCGCGGTCGCGGCCGTCGCCCCATTCGTCGGTGGCGAGGTGACGCACGGTCGCGGGCGTCAGATGAACCGTGCCCTGGTGGGCTGACGGTGACGACGAGATCGAGTAGGTGCGGGCGGTGAGCGGCTTCAGCTCGCCGAGGAAGGCCTCGGGAGTCGGGTACCAGTCGTTGTCCAGGTTGAGCAGATCGAGGACGTCGCGGCCGCGTGACCACGCCTCGAGTTCGGCGCGGTCCCCGTTCAGGAGTGCGGCGATCTCGGCGTGCCCCCGGGCGTTGGCGAGGTGGTCGAGCAGGTAGGGCGAGACCGACGTGATCTCGAATCCGTGCGTGAGGGCCTGCGCCAGTGAACGGTCGCCCTTGCGGTCGCTGATGACGGTGTCGGCAGGTACGCCCAGCCGCTCGATGATCGCCCCGACCAGTGCCGGTTCGTTGGCGGGGGTGACGTTCACGGCGTCACCGGGCACGTACTCCAGTCCGGAGCCGTCGATGTCGAGGACGAGATGGCGCACCTCTTTGCTGCTCTCGGGTGCGGTCAGCAGCGTGTTCTCGATGACCGTCGCCGGGTACGGGTTCCGCCGTGACCAGCGCGGACGTTTGCTGGACCGGGCCGGTCGGCTGGTCGGTGTGCCATCGCTCATCCATCCAGATTAGGTCCGGGCAGCCGCGTGCGGCGAGGGTGCCCCGGGCAATGAGACCGCCTTCACGTCTGCGATTCGACCCCCGGTGGGTACCTGTGGAATAATCGGTCGGTCAGTCCGGTTCCGGTTCACACCGACGCGAATGCCCGGTGACCCGGCGACCACCAGAAAGGGACGAAAATGAAGCAGGGTATCCACCCCGATTACGAGGTGACCACCGTCAACTGCGGTTGCGGCAACGAGTTCACCACCCGAAGCACCGCGAACGGCGGCCACATCACCGTGGAAGTCTGCTCGCAGTGCCACCCGTTCTACACCGGCAAGCAGAAGATTCTGGACACCGGTGGCCGCGTGGCTCGCTTCGAGCGCCGCTACGGCAAGCGCACCAAGTAGCTTTTCCACGACGCCCGGCTCGCGAGATCGAATTCACGATCTCCGGTCGGGCGTCGTTGTTCTTCGGTTCGTTCGGGTTCGAGTTCTTCTGATGGGGTAGTGATCTACAGGTGAGCATTCCGGGACCGTCCGCGATCGACGACATCCTCGCCGAGCACGCGGGCCTCGAGGCGCAGTTATCCGATCCGGCGCTGCATGACGACCCGTCGAACGCACGCCGCGTCGGCAAGCGGTTCGCGGAGCTCGCGCCGGTGATGGCCGCGCACACCAAGCTCACCGCCGTGCGCGACGACCTCACCGCGGCTCGGGAGCTGGCCGAGGACGATCCGGCGTTCGCCGAGGAGATCCCGGCGCTGGAAGCCAGCGAAGCCGAACTCGACGCGACCCTCACCGATCTGCTGGCACCGCGCGACCCGCACGATGCCGACGACGTGGTGCTCGAGGTCAAGTCGGGCGCAGGCGGCGAGGAGTCGGCACTGTTCGCATCCGATCTGGTGCGCATGTACCTCAAGTACTGCGAGGCGCAGGGCTGGAAGACGACGGTGCTGGGTGTCACCGAATCCGACCTCGGCGGCTACAAGGAGGCGACGCTCTCGGTCAAGGCACGGGAGAGCGTTCGCGACGGTGTCTGGTCCCGTCTCAAGTTCGAGGGCGGCGTGCACCGCGTGCAGCGTGTGCCGGTCACCGAGTCGCAGGGTCGTATCCACACCTCGGCTGCGGGTGTGCTCGTGTACCCGGAGCCCGACGAGGTGGCCGAGGTGAACATCGACGAGTCGGACCTTCGGATCGATGTCTACCGCAGCTCGGGTAAAGGCGGTCAGGGCGTGAACACCACGGACTCCGCGGTGCGGATCACCCACCTGCCGACGAACATCGTCGTCACCTGCCAGAACGAGCGCTCGCAGCTGCAGAACAAGGCGCGCGCCATGCAGGTGCTCGCGGCACGACTGCAGGCGGCTGCGGAGGAGGAAGCGGCCGCCGAGGCGGCTGCCGGGCGTGCGGCTCAGGTCCGGACGGTCGACCGCTCGGAGCGCATCCGCACCTACAACTTCCCGGAGAACCGGATCACCGATCACCGGATCGGTTACAAGGCGAACAATCTGGATTCGGTACTGGGCGGCGATATGGACGCCCTCATCTCGGCCCTGGTGGAGGCCGACAAGCAGGCCCGCCTGCAGCAGTGACGTCCCCCGACGCTGTGCGGCGCCGAGGCGCCGCGGAACTGGATGCGGCAGGCGTGGATTCGCCCGGCGCGGATGCGGCGACGCTGCTCGCGCACACGCTCGGCACCGACCCTGGACGGCTGCTCCTGATCGACGACGTGTCGGCCGACGACATGCGGCGCTTCGGCGAGTTCGTGCGTCGTCGTGCCGGTCGTGAACCGCTCCAGCACATCACGGGCACGGCGTGGTTCGCGGGAGTCGAACTGCGGGTGGGCCCCGGAGTCTTCGTGCCGCGCCCGGAGACGGAGCTCATCGCCGAGTGGGCCGTAGCGGAGGCCCGCGCACGAGGAGATCGTGGACGAGGGGTCCGGGTGGCCGACCTGTGCTCCGGCAGCGGCGCGTTGGCACTCGCCATCGCGGACGGCGTCCCGGACGCAGAGGTCGTCGCGGTGGAGCGTTCCCCAGCGGCGTTGAACTATCTGCGGTCGAACGTGGCTCGCGCCTCATGCGGGGGTCGGGTCCAGGTGATCGAAGGGGATGTCACAGACGCTGCGGTGATCGCCGAAGCGGTGGGTGAGTGCGACGTGATCGTGTCGAACCCGCCCTACGTCCCGGCTGCGGCGACGGTGTCCGACGAAGTGCGTCTCGACCCGCCCGAGGCGGTGTTCTCCGGTGACTCGGGAATGGACGTCATCGCGGCGATGGCCCCGATCGTGGCCGAGTCTCTGGTGGTCGGGGGAGCTTTCGCCGTCGAACACGACGACCAGGCCGCAGACGACGTGATCGCCGCGCTGTCGGCGACCGGGCGCTTCGAGCACATCGTCAGCCACCGCGACCTCGCGGGACGGCGACGGTTCGTCACCGCCGTCGCATCGCGTGCAAGGATGGAACGGTGAGCGTCGTATTCGATTGCAGTGACCCGGCGGAGCGTGCGGCAGGACTGACCGCAGCGGTCGGGGCGGCCCGCGGAGGCCGGCTCGTCGTGCTGCCGACCGACACGCTGTACGGCATCGGCTGCGACGCGTTCGACAGCGAAGCGGTCTCCGCGCTGCTGTCCGCCAAGAACCGCGGTCGGGACATGCCGGTGCCGGTGCTCGTCGGCTCCTGGCACACCGTCGACGGCCTGGTCCGCTCGGTCTCGCCGCAGGCTCGCGAACTGGTACGCGCATTCTGGCCCGGCGGTCTGAGTCTGGTCGTGGAGCAGGCGCCCTCGCTCGCATGGGATCTCGGCGACACCGACGCGACCGTGATGATCCGGATGCCCCTGCACCCGATCGCCATCGAGGTGCTCCGTGAGGTCGGACCGATGGCGGTATCGAGTGCGAACGTGTCCGGGCGTCCTCCGGCGACCACGGCAGGCGACGCACGCGATCAGCTGGGCGACCTGGTGTCGGTGTATCTCGACGGCGGACCGGCCGAGAAGGCTGTCGCGTCCACGATCGTCGATCTGAGCGGCGACGCCCCCCGGATCCTTCGTGAGGGCGCGATCTCGGCCGCGGAGATCGGGGAGGTCCTGGATCTGGATCCACACGAGTTGAGGGCTGGGCAGTGAAGGGGAACGAGCCGCTCGCGACAGTCGACCCGGAGATCAGCGGGCTGATAGACGCGGAGCACCGGCGGCGGATGAGCAGCCTTCAGATGCTGGCCGCCGAGACGCTCGCCACCCCCGCGGTGCGAGCGGCCGTCGGGTCGGTGCTCGCCGACAAGTACGCCGAAGGCTATCCGGGGCATCGCTATCACGGCGGGTCCGAGGTGGTCGACGAGGTGGAGCGCATCGCCGTGCAGCGGGCCCGCGACCTGTTCGGCGCCGAGTACGTCAACGTGCAGCCGCTGTCGTGGGCGCTCGCCAACTTCGCCGTCTACGCCGCGTTCGCCCAGCCCGGCGATCAGGTTCTCTCGCTCAGCCTGCGGCACGGCGGCCACCAGTCGCACGGGTCGCGTGCCAACCTGTCCGGGCGCTGGTTCAGCGTTCTCAACTACGAAGTGCGTCGTGACACCGAGCGTGTCGACTACGACCGCATCCGCGACCTCGCGCTCATCCACCGCCCGCGGATCCTCGTCGCAGGCGGCACCGGCTACTCGCGCACCTGGGATTTCGCCGCGATGCGGACGATCGCCGACGAAGCGGACTGCATTCTGTGGGTCGACGGTGCTCACCTCATGGGTCTGGCCGCCGGCGGCGTCCTCTCCTCGCCGGTGCCGTACGCGGACGTCGTCACGGTCTCCACCAACAAGGTGATGCGCGGTCCGCGCGGCGGTCTGCTCCTGGCGCGGCGCGCGCACGCCGACCCGCTGTCGCGCGCGGTCTACCCGTTCCTCCAGGGAGCGCCTGCCATGCACTCGATCGCAGGCAAGGCCGTGGCGTTCGCCGAGTCGGCGACGCCGTCCTATCGCCGGTACGCCGCTGATGTCGCGGCCTCGGCCGCGGCGATCGCCGACGGCTTGACGGCGAGAGGAATGCGCGTCGTCAGCGGTGGCACCGATACGCATCTGGCGGTGGTCGACGTCAGTTCACTCGGAGTCACCGGGCGCGAAGCCGCACGGCGTCTCGCCGCCTCGGGCGTCGTCGTCGACAAGGCCGTCACCCCGTTCGACACCGCCCCCGTCACCGACGGCTCGGCCATCCGGTTCGGAACGTCCTCGATCACTGCGGGGGGAGTGGTGCCCGCGGATGCGCCGGCCATCGTGGACGCGATGGTCGCGGCTATGTCCACCGACGACTCGCACCGTCACGCGGAGCTCGCTGCCGAGGTCGCACAGCTGGGGGACTCCGAGTGACTCTGCTGGCTCTCGAGGTCAGCGACGGAGCGACCG
Coding sequences within:
- a CDS encoding L-threonylcarbamoyladenylate synthase, which encodes MSVVFDCSDPAERAAGLTAAVGAARGGRLVVLPTDTLYGIGCDAFDSEAVSALLSAKNRGRDMPVPVLVGSWHTVDGLVRSVSPQARELVRAFWPGGLSLVVEQAPSLAWDLGDTDATVMIRMPLHPIAIEVLREVGPMAVSSANVSGRPPATTAGDARDQLGDLVSVYLDGGPAEKAVASTIVDLSGDAPRILREGAISAAEIGEVLDLDPHELRAGQ
- the prmC gene encoding peptide chain release factor N(5)-glutamine methyltransferase, with protein sequence MTSPDAVRRRGAAELDAAGVDSPGADAATLLAHTLGTDPGRLLLIDDVSADDMRRFGEFVRRRAGREPLQHITGTAWFAGVELRVGPGVFVPRPETELIAEWAVAEARARGDRGRGVRVADLCSGSGALALAIADGVPDAEVVAVERSPAALNYLRSNVARASCGGRVQVIEGDVTDAAVIAEAVGECDVIVSNPPYVPAAATVSDEVRLDPPEAVFSGDSGMDVIAAMAPIVAESLVVGGAFAVEHDDQAADDVIAALSATGRFEHIVSHRDLAGRRRFVTAVASRARMER
- a CDS encoding diflavin oxidoreductase, which translates into the protein MSDGTPTSRPARSSKRPRWSRRNPYPATVIENTLLTAPESSKEVRHLVLDIDGSGLEYVPGDAVNVTPANEPALVGAIIERLGVPADTVISDRKGDRSLAQALTHGFEITSVSPYLLDHLANARGHAEIAALLNGDRAELEAWSRGRDVLDLLNLDNDWYPTPEAFLGELKPLTARTYSISSSPSAHQGTVHLTPATVRHLATDEWGDGRDRGGAASTYLAERVQPGDTVGIYVTPNKSFRLPAPDTDIIMIGPGTGVAPFRAFVHERARTEGTGRNWLFHGARHRDQDFLYRDELTQMQAEGSLDRLDVAFSREQEDKVYVSHLMGGYGEDIYTWLRDGAVLYVCGDAQRMAGDVEEALAAIIAEYGDADDIESARAEVTRLREEGRYLRDVY
- the rpmE gene encoding 50S ribosomal protein L31; this translates as MKQGIHPDYEVTTVNCGCGNEFTTRSTANGGHITVEVCSQCHPFYTGKQKILDTGGRVARFERRYGKRTK
- the rho gene encoding transcription termination factor Rho; its protein translation is MTETDLQTSKRAQTGLSAMLLPELRALAGQLGIKGTSGMRKGALIDVIRAKQQGGAPKSAPHSAAPESAAPEKSAPERAATADTRNESAGPRDNSAQDGASKSENPDNLRPDNQRRNVEQSGDKKSRDENRNDRSGNDSQSGDNGSGDGSQPNRDRNRNRNRDRNQGGNNQGGNNQGGRNNGNQDKQQPGDKQNQDRQNPDKQNSDKQNQGGGPNQGNRQNNNDDDGDGGRRRGGRRFRERRRGRDRNMDGGGEPTVNEGDTVAPVAGILDVLDNYAFVRTSGYLAGSNDVYVSMNLVRRNGLRRGDAITGAVKVPKDGGDGGGGHGGNQRQKFNPLVRLDTVNGADVESARKRPDFNKLTPLYPNQRLRLETTPDRISTRVIDLVMPIGKGQRALIVSPPKAGKTTVLQDIANAIATNNPECHLMVVLVDERPEEVTDMTRSVNGEVIASTFDRPPSDHTSVAELAIERAKRLVEAGKDVVVLLDSITRLGRAYNNASPASGRILSGGVDSTALYPPKRFLGAARNIENGGSLTIIASALVETGSTGDTVIFEEFKGTGNAELKLDRKISERRVFPAVDVNLSSTRKDELLLSPDEFAIVHKLRRLLSGLDSQAAIDLLVNQLKKSGSNVEFLMQVQKNAPGVVNDN
- the glyA gene encoding serine hydroxymethyltransferase codes for the protein MKGNEPLATVDPEISGLIDAEHRRRMSSLQMLAAETLATPAVRAAVGSVLADKYAEGYPGHRYHGGSEVVDEVERIAVQRARDLFGAEYVNVQPLSWALANFAVYAAFAQPGDQVLSLSLRHGGHQSHGSRANLSGRWFSVLNYEVRRDTERVDYDRIRDLALIHRPRILVAGGTGYSRTWDFAAMRTIADEADCILWVDGAHLMGLAAGGVLSSPVPYADVVTVSTNKVMRGPRGGLLLARRAHADPLSRAVYPFLQGAPAMHSIAGKAVAFAESATPSYRRYAADVAASAAAIADGLTARGMRVVSGGTDTHLAVVDVSSLGVTGREAARRLAASGVVVDKAVTPFDTAPVTDGSAIRFGTSSITAGGVVPADAPAIVDAMVAAMSTDDSHRHAELAAEVAQLGDSE
- the prfA gene encoding peptide chain release factor 1; protein product: MSIPGPSAIDDILAEHAGLEAQLSDPALHDDPSNARRVGKRFAELAPVMAAHTKLTAVRDDLTAARELAEDDPAFAEEIPALEASEAELDATLTDLLAPRDPHDADDVVLEVKSGAGGEESALFASDLVRMYLKYCEAQGWKTTVLGVTESDLGGYKEATLSVKARESVRDGVWSRLKFEGGVHRVQRVPVTESQGRIHTSAAGVLVYPEPDEVAEVNIDESDLRIDVYRSSGKGGQGVNTTDSAVRITHLPTNIVVTCQNERSQLQNKARAMQVLAARLQAAAEEEAAAEAAAGRAAQVRTVDRSERIRTYNFPENRITDHRIGYKANNLDSVLGGDMDALISALVEADKQARLQQ